From Pseudobdellovibrio exovorus JSS, a single genomic window includes:
- a CDS encoding HEPN domain-containing protein, translating to MTKNLKKQLFPKEYAQELLRIAEGDLASALALSKVTTGRPENIVFIAQQAVEKYIKSVLVHLQIAFPLLHDLGVLVALLPDDKMPAEGFELMELNPFATVRRYQEGDIPLTKEEIEASLKVARNIAHWAKELTKL from the coding sequence ATGACGAAAAATCTAAAAAAACAACTTTTCCCCAAAGAATACGCCCAAGAACTTTTGAGAATTGCCGAAGGGGATTTGGCTTCAGCGTTGGCACTTTCTAAGGTCACCACGGGACGGCCTGAAAACATTGTTTTCATCGCTCAACAGGCCGTCGAAAAATACATCAAGTCGGTGTTGGTTCATCTTCAAATTGCGTTCCCTCTCCTTCACGACTTAGGCGTTTTAGTCGCCCTTTTGCCAGACGATAAGATGCCCGCAGAAGGCTTTGAACTCATGGAATTAAATCCGTTCGCCACGGTTCGCCGTTATCAAGAAGGGGACATTCCGCTCACGAAAGAAGAGATCGAAGCCTCTTTGAAAGTGGCTCGAAACATCGCTCATTGGGCAAAAGAACTTACGAAGTTATAA
- the trhA gene encoding PAQR family membrane homeostasis protein TrhA has translation MSISSSEVLKPFLRGRFHEAAGFVSLGACLMLIAKCSDARTTLAAIVYSISLVLMFAISGLYHRIQWKPQARQIMRRLDHAAIFGLIAGTSTAVFMLALPPEKSVTPLLLIWGITLVGIVQVLFWIKAPKWLAALIYIAAGWMALPYIKDISRGVGVLGSWLLVIGGVIYTAGALIYAFKKPNPFPKVFGYHEIFHLCVVAAAVVHFIVVYQLIANMA, from the coding sequence ATGTCCATCAGCAGCTCTGAAGTTTTAAAACCCTTTTTACGTGGTCGATTTCATGAGGCTGCTGGATTTGTCAGTTTAGGTGCCTGTTTGATGTTAATTGCAAAGTGTTCAGATGCCCGAACCACTTTGGCTGCTATCGTCTACTCTATCAGTTTAGTTTTGATGTTTGCCATCAGTGGCCTTTATCATCGTATTCAGTGGAAACCGCAAGCCCGACAGATCATGCGCCGCTTAGATCACGCCGCAATATTTGGATTAATCGCGGGAACGTCGACGGCTGTTTTTATGTTAGCGTTGCCTCCAGAGAAAAGTGTGACTCCATTACTGCTTATTTGGGGTATCACATTGGTGGGTATCGTTCAGGTGCTATTTTGGATTAAAGCTCCGAAGTGGTTAGCGGCTTTAATTTATATTGCTGCGGGGTGGATGGCTTTACCTTATATTAAAGATATCAGTCGTGGCGTTGGGGTTTTAGGTTCGTGGCTCCTCGTGATTGGTGGGGTGATATACACGGCTGGGGCGCTGATTTACGCTTTTAAAAAACCGAACCCATTTCCGAAAGTCTTTGGTTATCACGAGATTTTTCATCTGTGCGTAGTCGCAGCCGCAGTCGTTCACTTTATTGTGGTCTATCAATTGATCGCGAATATGGCATAG
- a CDS encoding heavy metal translocating P-type ATPase, translated as MKHDDDNNCCSSHKKSSPTSDQHSHQHGHDHSHDQSHHDHDHTDSPKTESSFQYDRNLTSSQTSKFSVSGMDCADEISAIQKSLNHPLVSGVSANLMTSEVSITHSPEMNTADLKGLIEKAGVRVVSSSQLTRSFFQENKMRLTLVTVSGLFVSIGLIANLILNLSEPIVFTLFLLATLSGGALVFPKAWRSLRNKNFDMNVLMTIATVGAFLIQEYSEGATVVFLFSLAEMLEAFSVSRARKAIREVLSITPKTALVKNGEQTSAVPIEQVKVGSLILVRAGDNIPLDGRVVEGESYVNQAPLTGESQPIVRKKGDLVLAGTINESGSLVIEVSHEFQDTKIAQVIRLIEEAQAQKAPSQVFVDRFSRIYTPVVTVVALLVFLVPPLLFSSDWATWAYRSLVFLVIACPCALVIATPVSIVSSLTALARKGVLVKGGRFLEELGRLKALAVDKTGTITEGKPRVVSVKRFGHLSDSEFYNVVLSLESQSSHPLAKAAVEFALEKQATSLTADQYQVIAGKGVEATINNHNYFAGNHNMAHALGVCTPELENYLQELEHNAQSVVIFGHRPHAQCDGEVMGVLALADSPRPQVHKAIQNLHAVGIEKISMLSGDNQRTAEAIAKSVGIDEVAGDLLPADKVAEVTSLLQRFDHVAMIGDGINDAPALAKASVGIAMGAAGTDAAIETADIALMTDDLNQLPAAIQHGRFTLSVIRFNIGFALAVKAVFLVLGAAGISNLWLAVAADMGASLLVIANSMRLLKVQDISSRLNV; from the coding sequence ATGAAACACGACGACGACAACAATTGCTGCTCTTCCCACAAAAAGTCTTCACCTACATCCGATCAACACAGCCATCAACATGGTCATGATCACAGCCACGATCAGAGTCACCACGACCATGACCACACTGATTCCCCAAAAACGGAAAGCTCCTTCCAATATGATCGCAATTTGACAAGTTCACAGACCAGTAAATTTTCTGTCAGTGGAATGGATTGTGCCGATGAAATTTCCGCAATTCAAAAATCATTAAATCATCCGCTGGTATCAGGTGTCAGTGCGAACTTGATGACGTCAGAAGTCAGCATCACTCATTCACCTGAAATGAATACCGCTGATCTTAAGGGATTAATTGAAAAAGCCGGTGTACGCGTTGTCAGCAGCTCTCAACTAACTCGCAGTTTCTTTCAAGAAAATAAAATGCGCCTTACTTTAGTCACTGTCTCTGGATTATTTGTCAGCATAGGGCTTATCGCGAATTTGATCTTAAATTTGAGCGAGCCCATTGTCTTTACCTTATTTTTATTAGCCACACTCAGCGGTGGTGCTTTGGTATTCCCAAAAGCATGGCGGTCCTTAAGAAATAAAAACTTCGATATGAATGTGCTGATGACCATTGCCACTGTAGGTGCATTCTTAATTCAAGAGTACTCCGAAGGAGCCACTGTCGTATTCTTATTTTCTTTAGCAGAAATGCTCGAAGCTTTCAGCGTATCGCGTGCGCGCAAAGCCATTCGTGAAGTATTATCAATTACTCCGAAAACTGCGTTGGTGAAAAACGGCGAACAGACCTCTGCCGTACCTATCGAACAAGTTAAAGTGGGCAGTTTGATTTTAGTCCGTGCCGGAGACAACATTCCTCTGGATGGACGAGTTGTTGAAGGAGAATCCTATGTGAATCAGGCTCCTTTAACCGGAGAATCTCAGCCTATCGTTCGCAAAAAAGGAGACCTTGTTTTAGCAGGGACGATCAATGAGTCAGGTTCATTAGTGATAGAGGTTTCCCACGAGTTTCAAGATACTAAAATTGCTCAGGTCATTCGCCTTATCGAAGAGGCTCAAGCGCAAAAAGCTCCTTCACAGGTTTTCGTCGATCGCTTTTCTCGTATTTACACTCCGGTGGTCACAGTCGTCGCCCTGTTGGTTTTTTTAGTCCCACCACTGCTATTTTCCAGTGATTGGGCAACATGGGCTTATCGCTCTTTAGTTTTCTTAGTGATCGCCTGCCCATGTGCGCTGGTTATTGCCACTCCTGTTTCGATTGTCTCTTCTTTAACAGCACTGGCCCGCAAAGGAGTACTGGTTAAAGGAGGCCGCTTCTTAGAAGAACTGGGTCGATTAAAAGCTTTAGCCGTAGATAAAACTGGAACCATTACCGAAGGAAAACCTCGCGTGGTTTCGGTGAAACGATTTGGACACCTTTCTGACTCTGAATTTTACAATGTGGTTTTATCTCTTGAGTCTCAATCTAGCCATCCTTTAGCAAAAGCCGCCGTTGAATTCGCTTTAGAGAAACAAGCGACATCACTGACTGCAGATCAATATCAGGTCATTGCAGGCAAAGGTGTTGAGGCCACAATTAATAATCACAATTACTTTGCTGGTAATCACAATATGGCCCATGCTCTTGGCGTCTGCACACCAGAGTTAGAAAACTACTTACAAGAGCTTGAACACAATGCCCAATCAGTTGTGATTTTCGGGCATCGTCCCCACGCTCAGTGTGATGGTGAAGTTATGGGGGTCTTAGCCTTAGCCGATTCCCCACGACCACAAGTTCATAAAGCTATTCAGAATCTGCATGCGGTGGGAATCGAAAAAATCTCAATGCTCAGTGGTGATAACCAACGCACCGCTGAAGCCATTGCAAAATCTGTCGGTATTGATGAAGTGGCTGGCGATCTTCTGCCCGCAGATAAAGTGGCTGAAGTCACTTCGTTACTACAGCGATTTGATCACGTGGCCATGATCGGTGATGGCATTAATGATGCGCCAGCATTAGCAAAAGCATCAGTGGGAATTGCTATGGGTGCCGCCGGAACAGATGCCGCTATCGAAACAGCTGATATAGCCCTAATGACAGACGATTTGAATCAGCTCCCTGCCGCCATTCAACATGGTCGCTTTACGCTTTCCGTTATCCGTTTTAATATCGGATTTGCCTTAGCTGTAAAAGCTGTGTTCCTCGTGTTAGGAGCAGCGGGAATATCGAATCTTTGGCTAGCCGTAGCTGCCGATATGGGAGCTTCTCTTTTAGTGATTGCCAATTCAATGCGATTACTTAAAGTTCAAGACATCAGTAGCAGACTCAATGTATAG
- a CDS encoding PepSY domain-containing protein, producing the protein MKQLVIGLALLGVASSAYAKKDCTNEPKEKWMQEAEFKKKVEAEGYKITKFKQPGTCYEIYGTNKDGKKVEIYFNPVDGSIVKEK; encoded by the coding sequence ATGAAACAACTCGTAATTGGACTGGCTCTCTTGGGCGTAGCGTCTTCGGCCTACGCTAAAAAAGACTGCACAAACGAACCTAAAGAAAAGTGGATGCAGGAGGCCGAATTTAAGAAAAAGGTGGAGGCTGAAGGATACAAAATTACAAAATTCAAACAACCTGGCACCTGTTACGAAATCTACGGGACAAACAAAGACGGCAAAAAAGTTGAGATTTACTTTAATCCTGTCGATGGCTCGATTGTTAAAGAAAAGTAA
- a CDS encoding mechanosensitive ion channel family protein codes for MSEFYSANVKVFETLSGFLVLLALIFVVHFCIKIFVQKFVVHWFRDSKFYTIALLKDQKLLFWVSCLVYITIIYQGLSWMPHLPTTMVVVLERFGLASFILASLLVLTNLSRVVNEVYTQKPISRTRPIKSYLQGIQIVAYCFGFISIIAVFMNKSPLLILSGLGALTAIIMLVFRDSILSLVAGVQLTTNDLIRVGDWIEMPQFNADGDVREITLHTVKVQNWDKTLTIIPAHKFLENSFKNWRGMQESGGRRIKRSLYIDVQSIRFLTSEDIEKFSSYRLLRPYLEQKNKELQDYNEQLPPDVQKGSLNRRRLTNVGTFRAYLDAYLKNHPQIHQDMTFLVRQLQPGPEGLPIELYVFTRDTRWAIYEGIQADIFDHILSILPEFGLRFFQNPTGYDFMSMGPRSKELN; via the coding sequence ATGTCGGAATTTTACTCAGCTAATGTGAAAGTATTTGAAACCCTAAGTGGGTTTCTGGTGTTACTGGCCCTTATCTTCGTTGTGCATTTTTGCATTAAGATCTTTGTACAAAAATTTGTCGTACACTGGTTTCGTGATAGCAAATTTTATACAATAGCACTTTTAAAAGATCAGAAGTTACTTTTTTGGGTTTCTTGTCTTGTCTATATTACAATTATTTATCAGGGGCTATCATGGATGCCCCATTTGCCAACGACTATGGTGGTTGTGCTTGAGCGATTTGGGCTGGCATCGTTTATTTTAGCCAGTCTGCTGGTACTGACAAACTTGTCACGGGTCGTGAATGAAGTTTATACTCAGAAGCCCATCTCTAGAACTCGCCCTATCAAGAGCTATCTGCAAGGTATTCAAATCGTCGCCTACTGCTTTGGCTTCATCAGTATTATCGCTGTTTTCATGAATAAATCGCCATTGTTAATCCTTAGCGGTTTAGGGGCCTTGACGGCGATTATTATGTTGGTCTTCCGCGACTCCATTTTATCGTTGGTGGCGGGTGTACAATTGACAACAAATGATCTGATCCGTGTTGGCGATTGGATCGAAATGCCACAGTTCAATGCGGATGGTGATGTCCGTGAAATCACTTTGCATACAGTGAAAGTACAGAACTGGGATAAAACATTAACGATTATTCCAGCGCATAAATTTCTTGAGAATTCTTTTAAAAATTGGCGTGGTATGCAAGAGTCGGGTGGTCGCCGAATAAAAAGATCGCTCTACATCGATGTACAGTCGATTCGCTTTTTAACTTCTGAAGATATTGAAAAGTTTTCTTCGTATCGACTTTTGCGGCCTTATCTTGAGCAAAAGAACAAAGAGCTACAAGATTATAACGAGCAATTGCCGCCAGATGTTCAGAAGGGCAGTTTAAACAGACGCCGTCTGACGAACGTAGGAACATTTCGAGCTTATCTGGATGCCTATTTAAAAAACCATCCTCAGATTCATCAGGATATGACTTTTTTAGTTAGACAATTACAGCCAGGGCCTGAGGGTTTGCCCATTGAACTGTATGTTTTCACACGCGACACACGTTGGGCGATTTACGAGGGGATTCAGGCTGATATTTTTGATCATATCCTGAGTATCTTGCCTGAGTTTGGTTTGAGATTTTTCCAGAACCCTACGGGCTATGATTTTATGTCGATGGGGCCACGCTCGAAAGAACTCAATTAG
- the fabR gene encoding HTH-type transcriptional repressor FabR, whose product MAITKKEQKSQTRRQLLLAGLRLSSEKGFSSLSIREVTTSAGITPAAFYKHFHDMEELGLAMLDEVGLSLRQMLRDARRRVDTDLDPIRASVETFLSFVHDNKNLFRLLLGERQGATSAFRMAIHTEMDRFVAELAIDLERLQSAINRPLNNPVLAAESIVAVSFTLGAEALDLPKHKQSGLTERIAYHIKTILRGSLKANNTKTSTAKAAKTPSSSRKKRKAN is encoded by the coding sequence ATGGCTATAACAAAAAAAGAACAGAAGTCCCAGACTCGCCGCCAACTGCTACTAGCTGGACTAAGACTGAGCTCAGAAAAGGGCTTTAGCAGCCTCAGTATACGCGAGGTGACAACCAGCGCTGGGATCACTCCTGCCGCTTTCTATAAACATTTTCACGACATGGAAGAGCTGGGGCTTGCTATGCTCGATGAAGTGGGACTCAGCCTACGCCAAATGTTACGGGATGCACGCCGACGCGTCGACACGGACTTAGACCCGATACGTGCCTCTGTAGAAACATTCCTTAGCTTTGTTCATGACAACAAAAATCTTTTCCGACTTTTACTAGGTGAACGCCAAGGGGCGACTTCAGCTTTTCGTATGGCCATCCACACAGAAATGGATCGCTTCGTCGCCGAACTGGCCATCGATCTGGAGCGTCTTCAAAGTGCCATCAATAGACCCTTAAACAATCCAGTCCTCGCTGCAGAGTCGATTGTTGCTGTCAGCTTCACACTCGGAGCGGAAGCTCTTGATCTACCTAAACACAAGCAAAGTGGTTTAACAGAACGTATTGCCTATCATATTAAAACAATTCTGCGCGGCTCACTGAAAGCCAATAACACTAAAACCTCTACCGCCAAAGCAGCAAAAACTCCCAGTTCCAGCCGCAAAAAACGCAAAGCGAATTAA
- a CDS encoding helix-turn-helix transcriptional regulator, which produces MSRKERSVIIVILALVALMVAADIITDTKEGVAIWHVLVEGGTGLAALFGIFYFLKGSYDLRHKLSDSISENIKLKKESEDWKRESEKYIEGLSKSIDLQLTKWALSEAEKEVALLLLKGLSLKEIAEVRHTSEKTARVQAASIYSKSGLAGRSELAAFFLEDLLQPQSFESSKPHV; this is translated from the coding sequence GTGAGTAGAAAAGAGCGTTCAGTTATCATTGTGATTCTGGCCCTGGTGGCTTTGATGGTCGCTGCGGATATAATTACGGACACCAAAGAAGGGGTCGCAATTTGGCATGTCTTAGTTGAAGGCGGGACTGGCCTTGCGGCTTTATTTGGAATCTTCTATTTTCTCAAAGGGTCTTACGATCTTCGGCACAAACTTTCAGACTCAATCAGCGAAAATATCAAACTCAAAAAAGAGTCCGAGGATTGGAAAAGAGAAAGTGAAAAATACATTGAAGGACTATCTAAGTCCATTGACCTGCAACTTACAAAATGGGCCTTATCGGAAGCGGAAAAGGAAGTCGCACTTCTTTTATTGAAAGGTCTTTCGCTGAAAGAAATTGCAGAGGTGAGGCATACGTCTGAAAAGACCGCAAGAGTTCAGGCGGCTTCAATTTATTCTAAATCGGGTCTGGCTGGTAGGTCTGAACTTGCCGCATTTTTTCTCGAAGATTTATTACAACCTCAGAGCTTTGAATCTTCAAAGCCCCATGTGTAA
- a CDS encoding nucleotidyltransferase domain-containing protein yields the protein MGLLKMLHDPEMNKWAQQKAVEVLNSIPSQDLILEAYLFGSAVYGNFTADSDLDFIIVTKDQASIKQLQKEVYTARFTDIAIDWIFKTKESFDERKNFGGVCFVAFHNGMKLR from the coding sequence ATGGGTTTACTAAAAATGCTCCACGACCCAGAGATGAACAAGTGGGCTCAACAAAAAGCCGTGGAAGTTTTGAACTCCATCCCTTCTCAAGATTTGATTTTAGAGGCTTATCTGTTCGGCTCCGCTGTTTACGGCAATTTCACCGCCGATTCTGATTTGGATTTTATTATCGTCACCAAAGACCAAGCCTCTATCAAACAACTTCAAAAGGAAGTCTACACCGCTCGCTTCACCGACATTGCGATTGATTGGATTTTTAAAACCAAAGAGTCGTTCGATGAACGAAAAAACTTTGGCGGTGTTTGCTTCGTTGCTTTTCATAATGGAATGAAATTGCGATGA
- a CDS encoding cytochrome b/b6 domain-containing protein, producing the protein MKSSLVYDVPTRLFHWLFAGLFLFSFVVAKTVDDESLIFTYHMLSGLLLGFIVLWRILWGIIGSKYARFSNFSLRPSELKDYFLGILSNSKKRWTGHNPASSWAALFMFALGLGLAVTGYLMTTGHKETYEDLHEFLANAFLVVAILHVAGVVLHSVRHHDWIALSMVNGRKLTLEGMETITSSRRLAGLVSAILVLSVTLFLYNRFDTQSRTLLLFGQKLQLGESEKGRSEGNDFGLHSQSGKLIEMKHDDDDDD; encoded by the coding sequence ATGAAATCGAGTTTAGTTTATGACGTACCTACAAGACTTTTTCACTGGCTCTTCGCCGGACTGTTCCTATTTTCTTTTGTCGTTGCAAAAACGGTGGACGACGAATCGTTGATCTTCACCTATCACATGCTCTCGGGACTATTATTGGGATTCATCGTGTTATGGCGCATATTGTGGGGAATCATCGGGTCAAAATACGCACGGTTTTCAAACTTCAGTCTTAGGCCATCGGAACTTAAAGATTACTTTCTTGGGATTTTGTCGAATTCAAAAAAACGTTGGACGGGTCATAACCCGGCCTCAAGTTGGGCCGCATTATTCATGTTTGCACTGGGATTGGGTTTGGCTGTAACTGGATATTTAATGACAACAGGACACAAAGAGACCTATGAGGACCTGCATGAATTTTTGGCCAATGCTTTTTTGGTTGTGGCTATTCTCCATGTCGCTGGGGTCGTTCTTCATTCTGTTCGGCATCATGATTGGATTGCGCTCAGCATGGTGAACGGAAGGAAGTTAACTCTTGAAGGCATGGAAACCATAACCTCTTCTCGCCGCTTGGCGGGTTTGGTTTCAGCTATACTCGTATTGTCAGTAACATTGTTTCTCTATAATCGTTTTGATACGCAAAGCAGGACTCTTCTGTTGTTCGGTCAAAAACTCCAGCTTGGTGAGAGCGAAAAAGGGAGAAGCGAAGGAAATGACTTCGGCCTCCATAGCCAAAGTGGAAAATTAATCGAGATGAAGCACGATGACGATGATGACGATTAA
- a CDS encoding polysaccharide deacetylase family protein produces the protein MNIKSKHSKKHNNKHSVVVTYGLKIGLMSALLLGLVGCGNNKVSQDLKNSVKANQMASNLMAWETSEAHPENVFSNWRAEAAEGAAQKEKIADEICEHLPQLDGQSLTVFEHEIANPENRDLLAECQELLQNNLENYYTSQRSGAGTNNFRFEPTVLKRDLSNGYYAVTADVGPKEVILTFDDGPSGAYTETILSALREVEAKAIFFALGKAVRANPNILKKVAADGHAIGSHSVNHPCMGCGKVSHESALAEIRGGHQAIYDTLGWVDPFFRFPYGSATPALKSFLRQNQVAEFFWAVDTEDWKAQSNETLVRNTMQRLNARGRGVLLFHDIQRKTAEVMPQLLRELYRNGYKIVLLESSNPNARYNSSLVRQNRPLP, from the coding sequence ATGAATATAAAGAGCAAACACAGTAAAAAACACAACAATAAACACAGTGTCGTTGTGACCTATGGTTTAAAAATAGGTTTGATGTCCGCCTTACTTCTAGGGCTTGTCGGCTGCGGTAATAACAAAGTCAGCCAAGACCTTAAGAACTCTGTTAAAGCCAATCAGATGGCCAGCAACTTAATGGCGTGGGAAACATCAGAAGCCCACCCTGAAAATGTCTTTAGTAACTGGAGAGCCGAGGCCGCTGAAGGCGCTGCCCAAAAAGAAAAAATAGCTGATGAGATCTGTGAACATTTACCTCAGCTAGATGGGCAATCTTTAACGGTTTTCGAGCATGAAATTGCCAACCCCGAAAATCGGGACCTTTTAGCTGAGTGTCAGGAGCTTCTACAAAATAATCTAGAGAACTACTACACTAGCCAACGTTCAGGAGCTGGTACAAATAACTTCCGCTTTGAACCCACAGTTCTAAAGCGAGATCTTTCTAACGGCTACTATGCAGTAACTGCGGATGTCGGTCCGAAAGAAGTTATTTTGACTTTTGATGACGGTCCATCTGGAGCTTATACTGAGACTATTTTAAGTGCTTTGCGCGAAGTTGAAGCGAAAGCTATTTTCTTCGCATTGGGAAAAGCGGTTCGAGCTAATCCCAACATCCTTAAAAAAGTAGCCGCCGATGGTCACGCTATTGGATCACACAGTGTGAATCACCCGTGCATGGGCTGTGGTAAAGTGAGCCACGAAAGTGCCCTTGCCGAGATCAGAGGAGGCCATCAAGCCATTTATGATACTTTAGGTTGGGTTGATCCTTTCTTCCGCTTTCCTTATGGCTCAGCGACTCCGGCTTTGAAAAGCTTTTTACGTCAGAATCAAGTTGCTGAATTTTTCTGGGCTGTAGACACTGAAGACTGGAAAGCTCAAAGCAACGAAACTCTGGTGCGTAATACAATGCAAAGATTGAACGCTCGTGGGCGCGGTGTTCTTTTATTCCACGATATTCAAAGAAAAACTGCGGAAGTTATGCCACAGCTTCTACGTGAGCTTTATAGAAACGGCTATAAAATCGTGTTGTTAGAATCTTCGAATCCGAACGCTCGCTATAATAGCTCGTTAGTTCGCCAAAACCGCCCGCTTCCATAA
- a CDS encoding helix-turn-helix domain-containing protein: MAQKTHNKPKSSDIRYPMQAFGNLLGHIEKIRVNQLEHRLTPKVPFPHKHDFYHILIITKGKGSHEVDFTKYPVLPHTIFILKPGQIHSWTLDPNTTGYVVEFELPAIQNSLQQFNVLENILLTLPDHLRYRYDDWKELLTLVESARLELHKQEEGYEALACFKVAELLFLIYRRIPKTIRQRFKQDDYAQQFLRLVEDNFTSHHQIEFYAQKLGVTAKALSMRLSRSLNLPARTIIQNRCLLEAKRLLGYSNKSINQISYALGFEDPNYFSRFFKKATGQTPVSFRQKIKKS; this comes from the coding sequence ATGGCACAGAAAACTCATAATAAGCCAAAATCATCTGACATTCGCTATCCTATGCAGGCCTTTGGCAATCTGCTGGGACATATTGAAAAAATTCGTGTGAATCAGCTTGAACATCGCCTCACACCGAAAGTTCCTTTTCCGCATAAACATGACTTCTATCACATTCTCATTATCACTAAAGGCAAAGGATCACACGAAGTCGACTTTACAAAATATCCTGTTTTACCCCACACCATTTTTATTCTAAAACCAGGGCAAATCCATTCGTGGACTTTAGACCCCAATACGACAGGTTATGTTGTCGAGTTTGAACTTCCAGCCATTCAGAACTCTTTACAACAGTTCAATGTTTTAGAAAATATTTTGCTCACCCTGCCTGATCATCTTCGCTATCGTTACGACGATTGGAAAGAACTACTCACTCTCGTAGAAAGTGCTCGTCTAGAGCTTCACAAACAGGAAGAAGGCTACGAAGCTCTGGCTTGTTTTAAAGTCGCTGAGTTGCTTTTTTTGATTTATCGTAGAATTCCAAAAACTATTCGACAACGTTTCAAACAAGATGACTACGCTCAACAGTTTTTAAGACTTGTAGAAGACAACTTCACTTCACATCATCAGATTGAGTTTTATGCTCAAAAACTGGGAGTCACGGCGAAAGCATTATCTATGCGTCTAAGTCGCTCGTTAAATTTACCAGCCAGAACCATTATTCAAAACCGCTGTCTTTTAGAGGCCAAAAGACTTCTTGGATATTCCAATAAGTCCATCAATCAGATCAGCTATGCACTGGGCTTTGAAGATCCAAATTATTTTTCTAGATTTTTTAAGAAGGCCACAGGACAAACCCCTGTGTCCTTTCGCCAAAAGATAAAAAAGAGCTAA
- a CDS encoding site-specific integrase, whose protein sequence is MKLVKPAPVAEPQKVSEWSRWYLVQEGGHPSIKRSRKVNGKTTWNRYPAKHYKHMSPEELTALLRRLNATFETEKKLAEERYNFDHAYVNVRSLTAFEKYLKKQTTVDSSVSNPMSMLQRYSLEYFIIKQGIPDPAKWHIKEDDWGEWLLEQDLSVALLKRIVSTTNRFTKFLNQKIYPEMPNARKLEPIGRAKYAEINYLRKKKGEDDESKYIQPETYKKIVKAFEEEEPEVLPNVKLCKAFGLRISESLGFDKPKFLKDAVLVDEQGKGVKGGQIVRKKVKTNERMVPYWNMTAVDAWTLVKQIIPMHPNTLTKKVNKVLAKFGHSSHDFRRTFITEAHRSHHWKDVQRAAGHTTHQMTMKYDQDDRNLSPLLADLDD, encoded by the coding sequence TTGAAACTCGTCAAACCCGCACCAGTGGCGGAACCGCAAAAAGTCAGCGAATGGTCACGATGGTATCTTGTTCAGGAAGGTGGTCATCCATCTATCAAAAGAAGCCGCAAGGTGAACGGCAAAACCACATGGAACCGCTACCCCGCAAAACATTATAAACACATGAGTCCCGAAGAATTGACGGCACTCCTGCGACGACTGAATGCGACTTTTGAAACTGAGAAAAAACTGGCGGAAGAACGCTACAACTTTGACCATGCTTATGTGAATGTTAGGTCTCTTACTGCCTTTGAAAAATACCTTAAAAAACAAACGACCGTAGATTCTTCGGTCAGCAATCCGATGTCGATGCTCCAACGTTATTCACTGGAATATTTCATTATCAAGCAAGGTATTCCCGACCCCGCAAAATGGCATATCAAAGAGGATGACTGGGGTGAATGGCTTCTCGAACAAGATTTGTCGGTGGCTCTTCTCAAGCGTATTGTCTCAACAACAAATCGCTTTACGAAATTTTTGAATCAAAAAATTTATCCGGAAATGCCGAACGCCCGAAAATTGGAACCCATCGGACGAGCGAAATACGCAGAAATAAATTATCTCCGAAAGAAAAAAGGCGAAGACGACGAGTCCAAATATATTCAACCCGAGACTTACAAAAAAATCGTAAAAGCCTTTGAAGAAGAGGAACCCGAAGTCCTCCCAAACGTGAAACTCTGCAAGGCTTTTGGACTTCGTATCAGTGAATCTCTGGGTTTTGATAAACCAAAATTTTTGAAGGATGCGGTCTTGGTCGATGAACAGGGCAAAGGCGTCAAGGGCGGTCAAATCGTGCGCAAGAAAGTGAAGACGAACGAACGCATGGTCCCTTACTGGAATATGACCGCCGTTGATGCGTGGACGCTGGTCAAACAGATTATTCCCATGCACCCAAACACGCTAACCAAGAAGGTCAACAAAGTGCTGGCGAAGTTTGGCCATTCCTCCCATGACTTCCGTAGAACTTTCATCACTGAGGCTCACCGCAGTCACCACTGGAAGGATGTCCAACGGGCGGCTGGTCACACCACGCACCAAATGACGATGAAATACGACCAAGACGACCGCAACCTGTCGCCATTGTTGGCCGACTTGGATGACTAA